One Miscanthus floridulus cultivar M001 chromosome 11, ASM1932011v1, whole genome shotgun sequence DNA window includes the following coding sequences:
- the LOC136492756 gene encoding uncharacterized protein: protein MFTDGMSRLAVAVSVTVALSLAIFLTILVLLLADLICAHLRRQRLRAEASRPKLGLALATTTSPERGADDAASSVATTATTAAREELGGTPPFYYAHGVLHAPSSTKDLLLAIPRLEGAVWRWSPARRSSPSSGSASSARGDGFMCISNPVYDRGQVAAAAAGGGGGGDTPPFETPGASPSPFGITEGADAYDEEDCGGFSPPLSAMRKLPPLGVLAAYPPPALSFADARPSLATVTDTNRASSSSSAYFFSSWSSK, encoded by the coding sequence atgtTCACGGACGGCATGTCGAGGCTGGCGGTGGCGGTGAGCGTCACGGTGGCGCTGAGCCTGGCCATCTTCCTCACCATCCTGGTGCTCCTCCTCGCGGACCTCATCTGCGCGCACCTCCGGCGCCAGCGGCTCCGTGCCGAGGCGTCCCGGCCGAAGCTCGGCCTGGCGCTGGCAACGACGACGTCCCCGGAGCGCGGCGCCGACGACGCCGCGTCGTCGGTGGCGACCACGGCCACGACGGCGGCGCGCGAGGAGCTCGGCGGCACGCCGCCCTTCTACTACGCGCACGGCGTCCTGCACGCGCCCAGCAGCACCAAGGACCTCCTCCTCGCCATCCCCAGGCTGGAGGGCGCCGTGTGGCGGTGGTCGCCCGCGCGCCGCTCCTCGCCGTCGTCGGGGTCGGCCTCCTCGGCGCGCGGCGACGGGTTCATGTGCATCTCCAACCCGGTGTACGACCGGGGCCAggtggccgcggccgcggccggcggcggcggcggcggggacacCCCGCCGTTCGAGACGCCCggcgcgtcgccgtcgccgttcgGGATCACGGAGGGGGCGGACGCGTACGACGAGGAGGACTGCGGCGGGTTCTCGCCGCCGCTGTCGGCGATGAGGAAGCTACCTCCGTTGGGCGTCCTGGCCGCATACCCCCCGCCGGCGCTGAGCTTCGCCGATGCTAGGCCGTCGCTGGCCACGGTGACCGACACCAACCgggcctcctcctcgtcgtccgcCTACTTCTTCTCTTCATGGTCGTCGAAGTAA